The nucleotide sequence GTTTTACATCATTCGGAACAGTGATAATTAACGTGGTCCCTTCATTCGAAGAAATATCCAAATATCCATTAACAAATTCCAAGCGTTCCTTCATTCCTAAAAGGCCGTTCCCTCTTTCAAATGCTGTATCAGTTATGACTCCCTTTCCATTATCTTTTACGGTAATGGAGATATCTTTTTCCGATTGCTCCATTCTCACTTCACACTCGGTTGCATGACTGTGTTTCACCACATTCGTCACGGCTTCTTTTAAGCACATGCTTAAAATGTTCTCCAAGAATAAAGAAACATTTACTAACTTCGGCTCTTCTTCACCAATGAATTTAATCTGGGCCGCTTGCAAAATTTGTTTTACGAGGACAATTTCATCCTTCAAGCGAATGCCGCGCATGGAAGAGACCATCTTTCTCACTTCATTTAAGGCCGTTCGCGCCGTTTGTTGTACATCCTTTAATTCATTTCTTGCTTGCTCCGGGTCCTTGGCAATAAGCCTTCCTGCCAGATCGCTCTTCAAGCCGATGAGCGACAGCCTTTGTCCTAAAGTATCGTGAAGATCACGGGCGATTCTTTGTCGCTCTTCCATTTTCACAAGTTCAGAAATACGATCATTCGCATCTTTCAACTGCTCTTCTAACTGTTCCTGCTTTTTTCGATTATAAATATTAAACGGCAGCAAGATGACGCTAATCCAAACAATAATAATAAAGGGCAGCTGCTTAAGAAATAACTGACTTTGAAGAACAAGGTGATAGTTGAAAGAAACAATCGTGCTAATTAAATGGATAATATAGAGAACAATAAAAGCAATTCGGTTTTTAATATTGCCGTTATAATAAGCGATATAAAAAGCAAAATACACAAATTGGAACAAAATGGTCATCGTCACAGAGATGCCAATGAGAATACACATCCATAAATAGACCGGCCACTTCTTTGATAGGAAGGCGAAACGGTAAGAAATGAAAAATAAAACCGTCAGCGTAATCCCCGTAAAGATGCTGGCTGTCGAGGATGACTGAAAAATAAAATAAAAGGGCAACAAGCTCAGGACGCTCCATATATATGGAGAAATCCCGGAACTTTTCTGAAAGGGCCAATACCTTCTCCGCATGATAAAAACCTCGTTTATATGTTAAAATCAATCTTTCTTATTAGTATAAAACAATACGAACAGCTAGTGAATCATTCATCTGATGAAAAACCATGCTTTCACTCTACCGGACAATGAGCGAAACCATGGTTTTATTTATACTTTTTAATTAAATTTTAATGCTCTTTTTTCCTTCCTGCGAGCGGCCACTTTTTTGGCGGCGCGGAAGGTGACGAATTTTTCACTTTGCTCATCCCATAAACGGAATTTAAGGGAGCCTAAACTCGTTGCTAACGTAATCGTTGGCACATTTTGTAAAGGCGGCATTTGATTGTGCGCCGCTTCTAGCTGATAGTTAGGTACTCTTGGACTTAAATGATGAACGTGGTGGAAGCCAATATTCCCTGTCAGCCACTGCAACGGCTTAGGAAGTTTGTAAAAAGAGCTGCCTTCTACGGCGGCTTTTACATAATTCCAATGCTCGTCTTCTTTAAAGTAAGAATCTTCAAAGGTATGTTGCACATAAAAGAGCCAAACGCCACATGAGCCAGCAATGAGAAAAATGGGACCTTCCACCAGTAGAAAAGCTTCCCAGCCGACTGCCCAAATAAGCAGAGAAACAATAGCAACAATGGCTATATTCGTTATATACGTATTTAAGCGCTCATTCCAGCGAGCCTCTTTTCGGTTAAAACGATTTTCAATCAAAAATACATAAATGGGACCTAAAATAAACATAACAAATGGATTACGGTACAGTCGGTAAGATAATCGCTGCCAAAAGGACGCTTCCATATACTCATTAACAGTCATGACCCAAATGTCTCCTGTTCCCCGTTTATCAAGATTTCCGCTTGTTGCATGGTGAACGGAATGGTTGTGCTGCCATTGATTATATGGGAAAAAAGTTAAAATCCCTGTAATGGTTCCGACAATTTTATTGGCTTTTCTGCTTTTAAAGAAAGAGTGATGGCAACAGTCATGAAAAATGATAAATATTCTTGTCATGAACCCTGCCCCAACGGCAGCTAGGACAAGTGTCAGTACATAAGAGATGGCCAGGCTTTCATAGGCAAGATACCAGATAAGGCAAAAAGGAACAATGGTATTTACTAATTGCCTTATACTAGCAGCTGTATTTGATTTTTCGTAAGGAGCTACTTGTTTACGCAGCCATTTTGAATTTTCTTTATTCATATAGTCTTCCCTTTCCCTTTTTTCTTATAATACATTCATTATAAGAAAGAAAGAGGAAAAGCGGCAGTAGCACCCGTCATATGAAGGTATATGACAAGTGTCATATAAAAGATGTTATTTTAAATAATTGTGTCCAGCAAGAACCAGATAATCATGATAAATTGGATCATAAACTTGGCTATTGTACCGCTTAAAAAACCGATAAATGTTGCAAAGCCTATAGTAACTGCTTTTTTTGCATCCTTTTGGATGAGCATCTCTGTTACTACTACTGCTGCAAATGGAACGAGTACAATACCGAATGGCGGGATCACAAATGAACCAATGATAACAGCAAGAGCAGCGATCCTTTCCCCCCATTTGGATCCTCCATATTTTTTTACAAAATAGCTATTAGCCAAGATATCAGCAACGATAATTAAAATGGTAAACATGGCCATCGCCAGCCAAAAGATGACTGATAATTCATCGTTATTGATGCCAAAGTGATAAAGCAAAAAGCCCCCCCATAAAAATAAAATGGACGGGATAATCGGAAAAACTAGACCTGCAAAGCTGGTAATAAATAAAATGGTGATACCAATCCAGGCAGCAACCTCCATCAGAATCACTTCCCCTTTCTTGCTTCCCGAAGTTCATGAATCGATCGGGTTAGCTCTTTATAAATAGCAACAATTTCATCCATTTTCATTCTGACCAGACCGCTTGATGAAGGAGCAACGAAGTCACGTACTCCTGGAACGATAGATACAGATTGCATTCCCCAAGGTACCTTTTTCTTCCCGCTATACTGCTGATACACTCCCTTGCCGACGAAGCAAACGATTCTTGGTTTGAAAACGGAAATTTTCTCCTTTAATGCTATTCTTCCTTTATTATATTCTTCTTTCGTAATTTCTTCCGCATTTCTTGTCGGACGTGCGACAATATTGGTTAGGCCGTACCCTATATTTAATAAAGAAGCATCCTCTTCCGGGTGAAATTTCTTTTCTGTTAAGCCTGATCTATGTAGGATGGTCCAAAATCGATTGTTAGGATTAGCGAAATGATGGCCCGTTTCACCGGACCGAAGACTCGGATTAAACCCCACAAACAAAATATCCAGATTTTCTTTTATATGGTCTTTTATAGGTTCCAATTTCTCACTTCCTTTTCTGTCATACACACTTTATGTAGTCAGTTACAATTTTCTATTCCTTTATTATACGTTAAATGGAGACTATCGTTTCAAATAAGAAGATCCGGGCGTATGAACGCCCGGATCGTTACTATCCGCGCAACAACGGCATAGTGCAGCATCGGAAAGATCCGCCCGACTTAATAATTTCAGTGATATCCACTTCAATTACCTTATATCCTCGCTTGGCCAGCTGTTGATTGACTCTTTTATTAACCGGTAGACTGAACACTTTTTTGTTGCCGATAGAGAGCACATTCGTTCCAAGGGTAAATTGCTCTTCTTCTGATACTTCAATCAAACGAAACCGGGATTCCAAGAGTTGTCTTTCCTGTTCTCCAAGTGCTTTTGGAAAGACCAAAGCCTCTTCAGGAGACAAAATATTAAAAACACAATCTAAGTGCAAATACTTTTCATCAAAAGGAATCGGAACGATTTCATAGTCAGGCAGCTGCGACTGAAGCTCAGTGATGGCTTGTTCGTTTGTGCGGCTGCTGATCCCGGCGTAAACTGTCCGGCCGTTGACAATGATATCTCCTCCTTCAACCGGGCCGCTAGACAATTGGAAATGAGGGAGGCCCTCCTGCTGGAGCCAATTCTTTAGCACGGCTTCTTCACCTTGACGGATATCAGTCGCCATGCCGGCTATAAATACCTGACCTCCAATTGTGAAGCCGATATCGCGCGTGAATACCTGCTCAGGATAGTCGGCCTGCGGTTGAAGCTCTATGACTTCTACCCCGTGTTCCTGAAGCAAGCGTGAAAAGCGCTGATGTTGTTTTAATGCCCGTTTTACCTGGATATTCTCTTCTTTAAATTGCTCTTGCGTTTCATTAATCACTTCTTTGATAGCCATATACCGTGGCTGGCAAAGAAGTACTTTGTGAAGTCTTTCGTATTCACTGCCACAGGTGACAGGTTCGCTTTGTCTAGATGCTAATGTCATGATCTTCCTCCTGAGAACCTAATTTATATGTTCTCTATTCCCCAAAAAGAGGACGGAGTAAACTAGTCATTAACAAAGCCCTGTTAGCTGAACTTTTTGTTCCGATTATACTTTCTTCCCCGCCTGTGGGAATAACAATCATTACAAATCCGATATTGAAAATTAGCAGGGAGTTTTTCCCCGCATTTCTTGCATGCTTTGTTCCTACTGGTTTCCCCGGCCTGTAAATGCTTATGAACTTCATCGCTGATTGTTTGGCGAAGCCGTTCCCAGTACACCGCTTCCGTTTGCCGTCCCAATCGGTATAAAAATAAGAGGTGCAAGCCGATCGCTTTATAAGAGAGCTCCAAGTCCTCAAGCGACCCTCTTTTAATAATCGGTTCGGGAAGCTCTCTGCCGTTAACGATTGACTGCATCGTAGTTACCCATTGTTTCGTCATTCCCACTTCCTTTGTGGAAAATGGAAGATGTAAAAAGCCGTACAGATCAGTCATTGGCAGGCGGGCTTCTATTTCGCTCCCCTGTATGATTTCATATAAATAACGCTCTTGAGCAAGTGCAGATTTTTTTGTCCCTTTTGGGCTCTTGAACTGCTGCCATAGTTCAAAAAAAGTGCCGAGGTCCCGATAGTATCGTTGAAAACGTTCGAATACAGCTGCTGTCGGCGCAATCGCAAACGTTCTTACGGGCTCATCTTCTTTTTCGAGCAGATAGGTCATCTTCTGAATATCAGCAGTAAAAGCTACTTTTCCAGTAGGATAGATTCCTTTCCTTCCTGCACGTCCGGCAATTTGCTTTACTTCCTGTGAAGTAAGCGTTCTTCTTCGCGTCCCGTCGAATTTCTCATTCTTTAAGAAGACAATGCGCCGGATGGGCAGGTTCAATCCCATGCCAATGGCGTCTGTAGACACAATGACAGATGTTTTCCCCTCGATAAACTGCTTCATTTGCTTTTTTCTCGTTTCCGGCGGCATGCTGCCATAGATCATGCTCACAGAAAAGCGATTCTTCTTCAGTTTCGCTGCCGTTTCCAACACTTCTTTTCTTGAAAAGCAAACGAGTGCATCCCCTTTGGCTGTATCGGATAATTTAAATGGAACAGGTTCTACTTGAAGAGGGATATCACGGCTATATTCAAATAAATCATATTCGTTATCCCCGAGAAGCTGAATAAGCATTTCTTTCATATTCCTGCTGGCAATAATGTGTACTTCAGCAGCACGGGCACCTGTAATAGCTTTATACCAGGAAAAGCCGCGATCTTTATCAGCAATCATTTGTGCCTCGTCGATGACAACAATGTCATACGGATCATTTTCGTGAAACATTTCCACCGTGCAGGAGGAGTGTCGCGCATCGGGTTGTACTTTCTCTTCTTCTCCGGTTTTCAAGGAGCACGGAATGCCTTCTTTATTTAACTTTTCGTATACCTCAAGCGCTAAAAGGCGGAGCGGTGCAAGATAAAGGCCGCTTTTCGCCTGCTTCATCCTCTGCAACGCCCGGTGAGTTTTGCCTGTGTTGGTTTCACCGATATGGAGAATATAGTGCACGTTTCTTTCAGCAGGCGGGCGATACGCCTGGCCAAAAATCTCTTCAATCTGTCTTTGCTCCTCTTCTTGCCTGCGCTTTATTTCAGCCAGTCTTTCCTCTTTTCTTCTTTCTCTCTCTGCTCGTTGCTGCTGATACAACTTTCTTTGCACTGCCTCCTCATATGGCGAAGAAGAAATAACTAACAGATGGTCCAATAACTCCTCCGTTAATTCTTCAAATAACTCCCATACGACTCCCGAAATCAGATGATCCACTAAGTCATGAAGACTGTCTGTTGTTAGTGGGTTATCGTTTATTTGTTGGTATTTTTCCTTTACCTGTTCAGGAAGGCTGTCTAAAATCTCCTGCAAGGCAGCATCGAATATATAATTGGCCGCATACTGCTCATATACGGAGTAATAAGTTTCATATTCGAATTCCCAGTGCCGCGTCTGCTCTATGTGTCCAGTTAATTCGGTGAAAAAATCTCCCACCGTTTCGTAGTCTTCTGGATCAAACTCCCCATCTACTATTAATTCCTCTTCCAGAGCAGCCGGATCTATAGGGTGGAATCTTGTTTGTTCCTGCATATTTTTCTGAAGACGACTAGCTACGGAGTGTCTGAAGGATAAGTATAGTAATTTCTTCTTTTCTTTTATAATCTTAGCTGCCTCTGCTTCAATGA is from Bacillus sp. PK3_68 and encodes:
- a CDS encoding sensor histidine kinase, translated to MRRRYWPFQKSSGISPYIWSVLSLLPFYFIFQSSSTASIFTGITLTVLFFISYRFAFLSKKWPVYLWMCILIGISVTMTILFQFVYFAFYIAYYNGNIKNRIAFIVLYIIHLISTIVSFNYHLVLQSQLFLKQLPFIIIVWISVILLPFNIYNRKKQEQLEEQLKDANDRISELVKMEERQRIARDLHDTLGQRLSLIGLKSDLAGRLIAKDPEQARNELKDVQQTARTALNEVRKMVSSMRGIRLKDEIVLVKQILQAAQIKFIGEEEPKLVNVSLFLENILSMCLKEAVTNVVKHSHATECEVRMEQSEKDISITVKDNGKGVITDTAFERGNGLLGMKERLEFVNGYLDISSNEGTTLIITVPNDVKQREKER
- a CDS encoding fatty acid desaturase, which codes for MNKENSKWLRKQVAPYEKSNTAASIRQLVNTIVPFCLIWYLAYESLAISYVLTLVLAAVGAGFMTRIFIIFHDCCHHSFFKSRKANKIVGTITGILTFFPYNQWQHNHSVHHATSGNLDKRGTGDIWVMTVNEYMEASFWQRLSYRLYRNPFVMFILGPIYVFLIENRFNRKEARWNERLNTYITNIAIVAIVSLLIWAVGWEAFLLVEGPIFLIAGSCGVWLFYVQHTFEDSYFKEDEHWNYVKAAVEGSSFYKLPKPLQWLTGNIGFHHVHHLSPRVPNYQLEAAHNQMPPLQNVPTITLATSLGSLKFRLWDEQSEKFVTFRAAKKVAARRKEKRALKFN
- a CDS encoding DUF456 domain-containing protein — translated: MEVAAWIGITILFITSFAGLVFPIIPSILFLWGGFLLYHFGINNDELSVIFWLAMAMFTILIIVADILANSYFVKKYGGSKWGERIAALAVIIGSFVIPPFGIVLVPFAAVVVTEMLIQKDAKKAVTIGFATFIGFLSGTIAKFMIQFIMIIWFLLDTII
- the mug gene encoding G/U mismatch-specific DNA glycosylase, which gives rise to MEPIKDHIKENLDILFVGFNPSLRSGETGHHFANPNNRFWTILHRSGLTEKKFHPEEDASLLNIGYGLTNIVARPTRNAEEITKEEYNKGRIALKEKISVFKPRIVCFVGKGVYQQYSGKKKVPWGMQSVSIVPGVRDFVAPSSSGLVRMKMDEIVAIYKELTRSIHELREARKGK
- a CDS encoding dimethylarginine dimethylaminohydrolase family protein produces the protein MTLASRQSEPVTCGSEYERLHKVLLCQPRYMAIKEVINETQEQFKEENIQVKRALKQHQRFSRLLQEHGVEVIELQPQADYPEQVFTRDIGFTIGGQVFIAGMATDIRQGEEAVLKNWLQQEGLPHFQLSSGPVEGGDIIVNGRTVYAGISSRTNEQAITELQSQLPDYEIVPIPFDEKYLHLDCVFNILSPEEALVFPKALGEQERQLLESRFRLIEVSEEEQFTLGTNVLSIGNKKVFSLPVNKRVNQQLAKRGYKVIEVDITEIIKSGGSFRCCTMPLLRG
- a CDS encoding DEAD/DEAH box helicase, whose protein sequence is MNYFSDVYLQAISHTKQKVHEDLFTYLGRQEKMPFFEEYMKDRERYIQQLWLNVWLNKASNELTSKEKRTFLREQGFVTKDVARKLINQLFRNEIRNYHPFDTEKWLDEKYKNLSPGAWQALYEKARLHFLADQEKEHRAKEREKIYSLIEAEAAKIIKEKKKLLYLSFRHSVASRLQKNMQEQTRFHPIDPAALEEELIVDGEFDPEDYETVGDFFTELTGHIEQTRHWEFEYETYYSVYEQYAANYIFDAALQEILDSLPEQVKEKYQQINDNPLTTDSLHDLVDHLISGVVWELFEELTEELLDHLLVISSSPYEEAVQRKLYQQQRAERERRKEERLAEIKRRQEEEQRQIEEIFGQAYRPPAERNVHYILHIGETNTGKTHRALQRMKQAKSGLYLAPLRLLALEVYEKLNKEGIPCSLKTGEEEKVQPDARHSSCTVEMFHENDPYDIVVIDEAQMIADKDRGFSWYKAITGARAAEVHIIASRNMKEMLIQLLGDNEYDLFEYSRDIPLQVEPVPFKLSDTAKGDALVCFSRKEVLETAAKLKKNRFSVSMIYGSMPPETRKKQMKQFIEGKTSVIVSTDAIGMGLNLPIRRIVFLKNEKFDGTRRRTLTSQEVKQIAGRAGRKGIYPTGKVAFTADIQKMTYLLEKEDEPVRTFAIAPTAAVFERFQRYYRDLGTFFELWQQFKSPKGTKKSALAQERYLYEIIQGSEIEARLPMTDLYGFLHLPFSTKEVGMTKQWVTTMQSIVNGRELPEPIIKRGSLEDLELSYKAIGLHLLFLYRLGRQTEAVYWERLRQTISDEVHKHLQAGETSRNKACKKCGEKLPANFQYRICNDCYSHRRGRKYNRNKKFS